A single genomic interval of Rhizobium leguminosarum bv. trifolii WSM1325 harbors:
- a CDS encoding transcriptional regulator domain protein (PFAM: transcriptional regulator domain protein; Tetratricopeptide TPR_4~KEGG: ret:RHE_CH02136 adenylate cyclase) yields MQGSRFAFGPFVLDPAAGTLLRNDDPVAVGHRGVKLLAALVGRPGEILGKAELMDAAWPGISVEEGNLTVQIAQLRKLLGPAANGGEWISTVPRIGYRFIGAINQLGGVKRKALPLPDKPSIAVLPFVNISNDPEQESFADGLTEDLITDLSRMPGLFVIARNSAFAYKGKARDVGEIAEELGVRYLVEGSARRVAGHVRVNAKLVDAASGDHLWAERFDRSLDDIFAVQDEVTGKIVEALLGRLRAPPSRNRPKNLEAYDLCVRARRLMDDTPQTAREAHLMLTRAIALDPDYAEAYRWLAMNHWMGEVHSGGPTEPTRGTALELARKAVAIDPNDAGCRWILAYLLAYERNFAEADAEFAKAIELDPNEADTFAALSDIAVLAGRVGEGLEHIAKAFRLNPFPASWYYLALGQAQYAAGQYAAAVDTLRSDETYRTSSRRFLAASLAQLGRLDEARAEAELFLVANPHFSTRHWAKTEPFRDARTLKHFIDGYRKAGLPE; encoded by the coding sequence ATGCAGGGATCGCGTTTTGCCTTTGGACCATTCGTGCTTGATCCGGCTGCGGGAACGCTTCTTCGGAACGATGATCCCGTTGCCGTCGGCCACCGCGGGGTCAAGCTGCTTGCAGCGCTTGTCGGACGACCCGGCGAAATCTTGGGCAAGGCCGAGTTGATGGACGCGGCGTGGCCGGGCATATCAGTCGAGGAGGGCAACCTGACTGTCCAGATTGCGCAGCTGCGCAAGCTGCTTGGTCCGGCCGCGAACGGCGGTGAATGGATCTCCACGGTTCCGCGCATCGGCTACCGCTTCATAGGCGCCATCAACCAGCTTGGCGGCGTGAAGCGAAAAGCTTTGCCGCTGCCTGACAAACCATCGATAGCAGTGCTGCCATTTGTCAATATCAGCAACGATCCCGAGCAGGAATCCTTCGCCGACGGGCTGACGGAAGACCTGATCACCGACTTATCCAGAATGCCGGGCCTGTTCGTCATCGCCCGCAACTCGGCCTTCGCCTACAAGGGAAAGGCGAGGGACGTAGGCGAGATCGCCGAGGAGCTCGGCGTACGCTACCTGGTGGAGGGAAGCGCAAGACGCGTAGCAGGGCACGTGCGCGTCAACGCCAAGCTGGTCGATGCGGCAAGTGGCGATCATCTATGGGCGGAACGCTTCGATCGCAGCCTCGACGATATCTTTGCCGTTCAGGACGAGGTCACCGGCAAGATCGTCGAAGCGCTGCTCGGGCGGCTGCGCGCACCGCCATCGCGCAATCGGCCCAAAAATTTAGAGGCTTACGATCTCTGCGTACGGGCGCGCAGGCTGATGGATGATACGCCGCAGACGGCGCGGGAAGCGCATCTGATGCTGACGCGCGCGATTGCCCTCGACCCTGATTATGCCGAGGCGTACCGCTGGCTTGCCATGAACCACTGGATGGGAGAGGTCCATTCCGGCGGACCGACGGAACCCACACGCGGGACTGCTCTGGAACTGGCGCGCAAGGCGGTGGCGATCGATCCCAACGATGCTGGCTGCCGCTGGATACTGGCTTACCTGCTTGCCTATGAGCGCAACTTTGCCGAGGCGGATGCCGAATTTGCCAAGGCGATCGAACTCGACCCGAACGAGGCCGACACCTTTGCGGCACTATCCGACATCGCGGTTTTAGCCGGGCGGGTCGGGGAGGGCCTCGAGCATATCGCCAAGGCTTTCCGGCTGAACCCGTTTCCGGCAAGCTGGTACTATCTGGCGCTCGGACAGGCGCAATATGCCGCCGGCCAATACGCAGCCGCTGTCGACACGCTGCGGAGCGACGAGACCTATCGCACGAGCTCACGCCGTTTCCTGGCGGCAAGCCTTGCTCAACTCGGCCGGCTCGACGAGGCGCGCGCCGAAGCCGAACTGTTTCTCGTCGCCAACCCGCATTTTTCAACCCGCCACTGGGCGAAGACCGAGCCATTCCGCGACGCTCGGACGCTTAAGCATTTCATCGACGGCTACCGTAAGGCCGGACTTCCGGAGTGA
- a CDS encoding protein of unknown function DUF937 (PFAM: protein of unknown function DUF937~KEGG: ret:RHE_CH01088 hypothetical protein) encodes MMSGQLKALLAVLAVAGYQNRDKIGELLRGIQNPQPGDEGNPQPGGLGGLLGGLAGSGGLGGLLGGLTSGSIVSGGLGDLLKTFQQNGHGDTAESWVKPGPNADIDDGQLAEALGPDVLNEIAANTGLSHQEILGRLKRDLPKAVDDLTPNGKLPTAEEDFLSSASQFTTSARPGTI; translated from the coding sequence ATGATGAGCGGTCAATTGAAGGCGCTTCTCGCCGTCCTTGCCGTTGCCGGCTACCAAAACAGAGACAAGATCGGAGAGCTTCTGCGGGGCATCCAGAACCCTCAGCCGGGTGATGAGGGAAACCCGCAGCCCGGCGGGCTAGGCGGCCTTCTTGGCGGACTGGCCGGTTCGGGTGGTCTCGGCGGCCTTCTCGGCGGACTGACATCCGGCAGTATCGTCAGCGGCGGTCTCGGCGATCTGCTGAAGACGTTTCAGCAGAATGGTCATGGTGACACGGCGGAGTCGTGGGTAAAGCCCGGTCCGAATGCGGATATCGATGACGGCCAGCTCGCGGAAGCACTGGGCCCGGATGTTCTGAACGAGATCGCCGCCAATACCGGCCTTTCGCATCAAGAGATTCTGGGGCGACTGAAGCGCGATCTTCCCAAAGCGGTCGACGACCTGACGCCAAACGGAAAACTCCCTACCGCCGAAGAGGATTTTTTGTCTTCCGCGAGCCAATTTACGACCTCCGCGCGGCCCGGCACCATCTAA
- a CDS encoding hypothetical protein (KEGG: rec:RHECIAT_CH0001182 hypothetical protein): MRRAFDETNDTFGVRTEPSYLKEQISHGDVVITTNIGSWEELMRKSLQCVLVGLAAISGLTISPTIAAAQDLELRVGPGGVGVYDRNRDRDRYDGYDRRGPRGCDPDDALDIARSEGLRRAQIVRMSPRSIVVQGMTRRGPERMTFANRRGCPEI; the protein is encoded by the coding sequence ATGCGACGCGCCTTCGATGAGACGAACGACACGTTCGGCGTCCGCACCGAGCCCTCTTACCTCAAGGAACAAATCTCGCATGGCGATGTTGTCATTACGACAAACATAGGATCATGGGAGGAACTCATGCGGAAATCTCTTCAGTGCGTACTGGTCGGCTTGGCTGCGATAAGCGGCTTGACGATCTCGCCGACGATCGCGGCCGCGCAGGACTTGGAGTTGCGGGTCGGCCCCGGTGGCGTCGGCGTTTACGATCGGAATCGCGATCGTGACCGATATGACGGATATGATCGGCGCGGACCGCGCGGATGCGATCCGGATGATGCTCTCGACATCGCACGCAGCGAAGGACTTCGCAGGGCGCAGATCGTACGCATGTCTCCCCGCAGTATCGTTGTGCAGGGGATGACGCGCCGCGGACCGGAACGAATGACCTTCGCAAACCGGCGAGGCTGCCCGGAAATCTGA
- a CDS encoding alkyl hydroperoxide reductase/ Thiol specific antioxidant/ Mal allergen (PFAM: alkyl hydroperoxide reductase/ Thiol specific antioxidant/ Mal allergen; Redoxin domain protein~KEGG: rec:RHECIAT_CH0002195 putative peroxiredoxin protein): MQENHAARPLQPGDRAPNVVLDAITRQGKVAIDDFRGQKPVLVGLFRGLHCPFCRRQIAAMAELTDALQEKGIDSLTIVNTPIDRARLYFRYHPLPNLLAASDPERVSHRAFGLPNLQFTEDENEWPRKVSMNMVMSMRIDMPGELPAPMDPMAASEFLDKADGYEITEDDKQMIATGHGQLVGEFLLDRDGVVRWCFTEVEEDGRHMFGGPAPREVMSAASNMAV; the protein is encoded by the coding sequence ATGCAGGAGAACCACGCCGCAAGACCATTGCAGCCGGGAGATCGCGCGCCGAACGTGGTGCTGGATGCGATCACCCGCCAGGGCAAGGTCGCCATCGACGATTTTCGCGGCCAGAAGCCGGTGCTCGTCGGGTTGTTCCGCGGATTGCATTGCCCCTTCTGTCGCCGGCAGATCGCCGCCATGGCTGAACTCACCGATGCCTTGCAGGAGAAAGGCATCGACAGCCTGACCATCGTCAACACGCCGATCGACCGCGCTCGCCTCTATTTCCGCTACCATCCGCTTCCCAATTTGCTGGCGGCCTCGGACCCGGAACGGGTATCGCACAGGGCCTTCGGCCTGCCGAATCTTCAGTTTACCGAAGATGAGAATGAGTGGCCGCGCAAAGTCAGCATGAACATGGTGATGTCGATGCGCATCGACATGCCGGGCGAGCTTCCAGCGCCTATGGACCCGATGGCGGCGTCGGAATTCCTCGACAAGGCGGACGGCTATGAAATCACCGAGGATGACAAGCAGATGATCGCCACCGGCCACGGCCAACTCGTCGGCGAATTCCTGCTCGATCGGGATGGCGTCGTGCGCTGGTGTTTCACGGAAGTCGAGGAGGATGGTCGCCATATGTTCGGCGGTCCCGCCCCTCGGGAAGTGATGTCGGCAGCGTCGAACATGGCTGTTTGA
- a CDS encoding adenylate/guanylate cyclase with TPR repeats (PFAM: adenylyl cyclase class-3/4/guanylyl cyclase~SMART: adenylyl cyclase class-3/4/guanylyl cyclase; Tetratricopeptide domain protein~KEGG: rec:RHECIAT_CH0002196 putative adenylate/guanylate cyclase protein): MECSGCGFDIQSGFAFCPRCGARQPITCAACGNACQPDFAFCPSCGASISGKVQPASKPKIEALPQSEGDADRRPVTVLFADLCGFTTLSEQIDPEVMRVLQNELFEEMTQAVEAYGGFVDKFVGDALLALFGAPVAHEDDPVRALGAALDMIGRATEVGERWHARAGVPLRLHIGINSGPVVTGGFGAVSTKSYSVTGDTVNTAQRLQSMAGENDILVGPLTYRLTRHAFAFDSLGAQTLRGKSGNVLVHRLTGLSEAPHTARGLESLGLQAPMIGRDTEMSRLLTCLDLACGGAAQLVRLIGEAGIGKSRLVNEFVAIAGNAARFQGLAIRKATCSPLGEQSYGTLGAVVRSAYGIGERDDLDRARQLLATGFRALDLTQEEVEGLLPLFLHVLGLGDPDGALRYIEPEQLRRQIFYGVRTVFERRLAQGPLLLVIEDLHWADAASLEVLRFMMDRLERSRLMLLAVYRPTSQTDPLDSNRVSVTVQRLAPLFAADGQKLLAAFFGEDQGKLPVTMRKRILDRAGGNPLFIEEILRALIDMGTLHNDGQRWHVAAEDTDVDIPVNLQALLLARVDRLPQDIRRLAQEAAVVGPKFDTALLRTIATDPAAIDAALDHLCDANIIEELRGPDAGGSPGYRFSQTLMHDVIYHNLLLQRRMELHQRIGRALERQYGAAPDRPEHLAQLGHHFSLTTEKAKGATYLMAAGDLARKAYANDDAMRLYRQALAAFANEAEVTPEQLALLERLADLCGPAGLRDAALNHYQRALAIHRTKDDPIAAARILRKVGRLHLDAGRRDQAETYLAEAEAIIATIDAPVERAHVLQERGHLAFRMGDQAAAAEWATQALQCLQTLPIDGTTEAGRETARAMAEALNTKGAAFARLGRRREAVQEVERSLSVAEKADLQSAACRAYSNLGVLYTIVDPANAIKICRRGLELATRIGDLGFQARLLANLAVACCTFTDRCAAEGVPAAEKAVEIDRALDQRDHLSVPLIVLGQIHQCHGQPKLARKYYEEALEVAKEIDEPQLLFPCYDGLATLSLEHDDMDEAERYFTLAQDVCIRHNLDPGTLVVLPFLD, from the coding sequence ATGGAGTGCAGCGGCTGCGGGTTCGATATTCAGAGCGGTTTTGCTTTCTGTCCGCGATGCGGCGCAAGGCAACCGATCACCTGCGCCGCCTGCGGCAATGCTTGTCAGCCCGATTTTGCCTTCTGCCCCAGCTGTGGCGCGTCGATTTCGGGCAAAGTCCAACCCGCATCGAAGCCGAAGATCGAGGCGCTACCTCAATCAGAGGGCGATGCCGACCGGCGGCCGGTGACCGTGCTCTTTGCCGATCTCTGCGGCTTCACGACTCTGAGCGAGCAGATCGACCCTGAAGTCATGCGGGTACTGCAGAACGAATTGTTCGAAGAGATGACCCAGGCGGTCGAGGCTTATGGCGGCTTCGTCGACAAGTTCGTCGGCGATGCGCTGCTGGCGCTGTTCGGCGCGCCGGTCGCTCATGAGGACGATCCGGTCCGGGCGCTCGGGGCCGCACTCGATATGATCGGTCGGGCCACTGAGGTCGGCGAGCGCTGGCACGCCCGCGCCGGCGTGCCGCTCCGCCTGCATATCGGTATCAATAGCGGTCCCGTCGTCACCGGCGGCTTCGGCGCGGTCAGTACAAAATCCTATTCGGTGACCGGCGACACGGTGAACACCGCTCAACGCCTGCAATCCATGGCCGGCGAAAACGATATCCTCGTCGGGCCGCTGACCTATCGCCTCACCCGCCATGCCTTTGCCTTCGACAGTCTTGGCGCGCAGACCTTGCGGGGTAAAAGCGGCAACGTCCTTGTCCACCGGCTGACAGGGCTGTCGGAAGCGCCGCATACGGCGCGCGGGCTCGAAAGTCTCGGCCTTCAGGCACCGATGATCGGACGGGATACGGAAATGTCGCGGTTGCTGACATGCCTCGACCTTGCCTGCGGCGGTGCGGCGCAGCTTGTCCGGCTGATCGGCGAAGCCGGCATCGGCAAGTCTCGGCTGGTCAACGAATTCGTCGCAATCGCCGGCAATGCCGCTCGTTTCCAGGGCCTCGCCATCCGCAAAGCGACCTGCTCTCCGCTCGGCGAACAATCCTATGGCACGCTCGGCGCGGTCGTGCGTAGCGCCTACGGCATCGGCGAGCGGGACGATCTCGACAGGGCGCGGCAACTGCTGGCAACGGGGTTCCGCGCGCTCGATCTGACGCAGGAGGAGGTCGAGGGACTTTTGCCGCTCTTTCTGCATGTCCTCGGTCTCGGCGATCCCGATGGCGCTTTGCGGTACATCGAGCCGGAGCAGTTGCGGCGGCAGATCTTCTATGGCGTCCGCACCGTCTTCGAGCGGCGGCTGGCGCAAGGTCCCCTGCTGCTTGTCATCGAGGATCTGCACTGGGCGGATGCCGCCTCACTGGAAGTGCTTCGCTTCATGATGGACCGGCTGGAGCGCAGCCGGTTGATGCTGCTGGCGGTCTACCGGCCGACATCGCAGACCGACCCACTGGACTCCAATCGTGTCAGCGTCACCGTGCAGCGTCTTGCACCACTGTTTGCGGCCGACGGGCAGAAGCTGCTTGCTGCGTTTTTCGGCGAGGATCAAGGCAAGTTGCCGGTCACGATGCGCAAGCGTATCCTCGACCGCGCCGGCGGCAATCCGCTTTTCATCGAAGAAATCCTTCGGGCGCTGATCGACATGGGCACGTTGCACAATGACGGCCAGCGCTGGCATGTCGCAGCGGAAGACACGGACGTCGATATCCCGGTGAACCTGCAAGCCCTGTTGCTTGCCCGCGTCGATCGTCTGCCGCAGGACATCAGACGGCTGGCGCAAGAGGCGGCGGTGGTCGGCCCGAAGTTCGATACCGCCCTGCTCCGCACCATCGCCACCGACCCAGCCGCCATCGATGCCGCATTGGATCATCTCTGCGATGCCAATATCATCGAGGAATTGCGCGGGCCCGATGCCGGCGGATCGCCGGGATATCGCTTCAGCCAGACACTGATGCACGACGTCATCTACCATAATCTCCTGCTGCAACGGCGCATGGAGCTTCATCAACGCATCGGCCGGGCTCTGGAACGTCAATATGGCGCAGCGCCCGATCGGCCCGAGCACCTGGCGCAGCTCGGCCATCACTTCAGCCTGACCACCGAAAAGGCCAAAGGGGCCACCTATCTGATGGCGGCGGGTGATCTGGCGCGCAAGGCCTACGCCAATGACGATGCAATGCGCCTCTACCGTCAGGCCCTTGCGGCCTTCGCAAACGAGGCGGAGGTGACACCGGAACAACTGGCGCTCTTGGAGCGCCTTGCCGATCTCTGCGGCCCCGCCGGCCTGCGCGACGCCGCCTTGAACCATTATCAGCGGGCGCTTGCGATCCACCGCACCAAAGACGACCCTATTGCCGCAGCGAGGATATTGCGCAAGGTCGGCCGTTTGCATCTCGATGCAGGACGCCGCGATCAAGCGGAGACATATTTGGCCGAAGCCGAAGCGATAATCGCGACAATCGATGCGCCGGTCGAACGTGCACATGTCCTGCAGGAGCGTGGCCATCTGGCCTTCCGCATGGGGGATCAGGCCGCTGCCGCCGAGTGGGCGACGCAGGCACTTCAATGCCTGCAAACGCTGCCGATCGACGGGACGACCGAGGCCGGACGGGAGACAGCGCGAGCGATGGCGGAGGCGCTGAACACCAAGGGTGCGGCCTTTGCGCGGCTAGGACGTCGCCGCGAGGCCGTGCAGGAAGTGGAGCGCAGCCTCTCGGTCGCCGAAAAAGCCGATCTGCAAAGTGCTGCCTGTCGCGCCTATTCCAATCTCGGCGTTCTCTACACGATTGTTGATCCAGCCAACGCCATCAAGATCTGCCGGCGCGGATTGGAGCTTGCGACCCGTATCGGCGATCTCGGCTTCCAGGCGCGGCTTCTCGCCAACCTCGCAGTTGCCTGCTGCACCTTCACCGATCGCTGCGCCGCTGAGGGTGTACCGGCTGCGGAAAAGGCCGTCGAAATCGACCGGGCGCTCGATCAGCGCGACCATCTCTCCGTGCCGCTGATCGTGCTGGGCCAAATTCATCAATGCCACGGGCAGCCAAAGCTAGCTCGTAAGTATTACGAAGAAGCCCTTGAGGTTGCGAAGGAAATTGATGAACCGCAACTGCTCTTTCCGTGCTATGATGGATTGGCGACACTCAGCCTTGAGCATGACGACATGGACGAGGCGGAACGGTATTTCACGCTGGCACAGGATGTGTGCATCCGCCACAACCTCGATCCAGGCACGCTCGTCGTCCTGCCGTTTCTCGACTGA
- a CDS encoding acetolactate synthase, large subunit, biosynthetic type (TIGRFAM: acetolactate synthase, large subunit, biosynthetic type~PFAM: thiamine pyrophosphate protein TPP binding domain protein; thiamine pyrophosphate protein central region; thiamine pyrophosphate protein domain protein TPP-binding~KEGG: ret:RHE_CH02790 acetolactate synthase 3 catalytic subunit) — MTGETANSSLNNPSDRRMNGGEIVLQALRDNGVEHIFGYPGAAVLPIYDEIFQQEDIKHFLVRHEQGAGHAAEGYARSTGKVGVMLVTSGPGVTNAVTALQDALMDSVPLVCLAGQVPTSLIGTDAFQECDTVGITRPCTKHNFLVQHIDDLAKTIHLAFRIAAAGRPGPVLVDMPKDVLFASGIYVSPDKVGPLPSYQPAMQGDQNAIRSAVALMAEARRPIIYTGGGIINAGPEASRLLREFVDLTGFPVTSTIMGLGAYPATGPNWLRVAGQDGSHEANMAIADCDLMIAIGARFDDLAISRVHEFSPHSKKIQIDIDASSINKRVLVDIGIQGDAAHVLADMIHAWRSLSTVPDQKRLRAWWLQIDHWRAHQSFSYERLDHAIMPQHALERLHALTKPHDPIIATEIGQQMWVAQFFGFDKPNRWITSGGLGAMGFGLPAALGVQLANPGRLVIDIAGDASVQTTMKELSTAIQHQAPIKIFILSDEHPGMAREWGQVPDGSGRSRSYSASLPDFTKLAEAYGAVGLRCESPTELDARIEEMIDTDRPVLLHCRVARLAGTDRQ, encoded by the coding sequence ATGACCGGCGAGACAGCCAACTCTTCTCTAAACAACCCCTCTGATCGTCGCATGAACGGCGGCGAGATCGTTCTGCAAGCGCTGCGCGACAACGGTGTCGAACACATTTTCGGCTATCCAGGCGCCGCGGTGCTGCCGATCTATGACGAAATCTTCCAACAGGAGGACATCAAACATTTCCTGGTGCGCCATGAGCAAGGCGCCGGACACGCAGCCGAGGGCTATGCCCGCTCGACGGGAAAAGTCGGCGTCATGCTGGTGACATCAGGACCAGGCGTTACAAATGCGGTCACGGCGCTGCAGGATGCCCTTATGGACTCCGTTCCCCTCGTCTGCCTCGCGGGCCAGGTGCCGACAAGTCTGATCGGCACGGACGCTTTTCAGGAATGCGATACGGTCGGCATCACCCGCCCCTGCACAAAGCACAATTTCCTGGTCCAACACATCGACGATCTGGCCAAAACGATCCATCTGGCTTTCCGGATCGCGGCGGCCGGTCGGCCCGGCCCTGTTCTCGTCGACATGCCAAAGGACGTGCTGTTTGCCAGCGGCATCTACGTCTCACCTGACAAGGTAGGTCCGCTGCCGAGCTACCAGCCGGCAATGCAAGGCGATCAGAACGCGATCCGGTCGGCTGTCGCATTGATGGCCGAAGCCCGACGCCCCATCATCTATACCGGCGGCGGCATCATCAACGCCGGACCGGAGGCATCGCGATTGTTGCGCGAGTTCGTCGACCTAACCGGCTTTCCCGTAACGTCCACCATCATGGGGCTTGGAGCCTACCCCGCTACCGGGCCGAACTGGCTGCGGGTCGCCGGACAGGACGGATCGCATGAAGCCAATATGGCAATTGCCGACTGCGACCTGATGATCGCCATCGGCGCGCGGTTTGACGACCTTGCGATCTCGCGCGTGCATGAGTTTTCGCCTCACTCGAAGAAGATCCAGATCGATATCGATGCCTCGTCGATCAACAAACGCGTTCTTGTCGACATCGGCATTCAGGGCGACGCCGCGCATGTGCTGGCGGACATGATCCATGCCTGGCGGTCGCTTTCCACCGTCCCCGACCAGAAGCGGTTGCGGGCGTGGTGGTTGCAGATCGATCATTGGCGAGCCCACCAGTCGTTTTCCTACGAGCGGCTGGACCATGCAATCATGCCGCAACATGCCCTGGAGCGTCTGCATGCGCTGACAAAGCCGCACGACCCCATCATCGCCACGGAGATCGGTCAGCAGATGTGGGTGGCGCAGTTCTTCGGCTTCGACAAACCCAATCGCTGGATTACGTCAGGTGGATTGGGGGCGATGGGCTTCGGTCTTCCTGCCGCGCTGGGCGTGCAGCTCGCAAATCCTGGGCGCCTTGTCATCGACATTGCCGGCGACGCTTCGGTGCAAACGACGATGAAAGAGCTGTCGACGGCGATACAGCATCAAGCGCCGATCAAGATCTTCATCTTGAGCGATGAGCATCCGGGCATGGCGCGAGAATGGGGTCAAGTGCCGGATGGCAGTGGTCGATCGCGCTCCTATTCGGCCTCACTGCCCGATTTCACCAAGCTCGCGGAAGCCTATGGCGCCGTCGGCCTTCGTTGCGAGAGCCCTACCGAACTCGACGCCAGGATCGAGGAGATGATCGACACGGACCGGCCGGTGCTCCTTCACTGCCGGGTCGCGAGGCTCGCCGGCACCGATCGGCAGTAG
- a CDS encoding transcriptional regulator, LacI family (PFAM: periplasmic binding protein/LacI transcriptional regulator; regulatory protein LacI~SMART: regulatory protein LacI~KEGG: ret:RHE_PF00218 ribose operon transcriptional regulator), which yields MRVTMMDIAAAAGCSQAAVSFVLNDTPGTRISQQTRDRVWEAARELGYMEKTYATKASYSGLDNVIGFAVDQLATSPEAIVAIEGARQASWNAGNVLLVTQTLSDPVMEPKAIEALTSGGISALIYMTIYTRQVELPSYVCELNIPTVLLNCYTADHAFPAVVPSEIAGGQSSTRHLITHGHHRIATITGEIWMQAAQDRLTGYRRALATADIPFDPELVIEGDWSASAGYASTMKLLALKEPPTAIFCQNDRTAIGCYEALKDAGLRIPQDMSVVGYDDEEISRHLVPPLTTSVLPHLAMGQWAIEHLNPESIPGKRYPIAKLECSLVKRHSVAAPRAEARQILDGAHTSS from the coding sequence GTGCGTGTGACGATGATGGATATCGCCGCCGCAGCTGGCTGCTCGCAGGCGGCCGTCTCCTTCGTCCTCAACGACACGCCCGGCACCCGTATCTCCCAGCAGACGCGCGATCGCGTATGGGAGGCGGCGCGCGAGCTCGGCTACATGGAGAAGACCTACGCGACGAAGGCCTCTTATTCGGGACTGGACAACGTCATCGGCTTCGCCGTCGATCAGCTCGCCACCAGCCCGGAAGCGATCGTTGCGATCGAAGGCGCGCGGCAAGCCTCCTGGAACGCCGGCAATGTCCTTTTGGTAACCCAGACGCTCAGTGATCCCGTCATGGAGCCGAAGGCAATCGAGGCGTTGACGAGCGGAGGCATATCGGCGCTCATTTATATGACGATCTATACCCGCCAGGTAGAGCTTCCCTCCTATGTCTGCGAGCTCAACATCCCGACGGTCCTGCTGAACTGTTATACGGCCGACCATGCCTTTCCCGCCGTGGTGCCGAGCGAGATCGCCGGAGGGCAGAGCTCCACCCGGCACCTGATCACGCACGGACACCACCGCATCGCGACGATCACCGGCGAAATCTGGATGCAGGCTGCGCAGGACCGGCTGACGGGATATCGCCGCGCCCTGGCGACCGCCGATATACCCTTCGATCCTGAATTGGTCATTGAAGGCGACTGGTCGGCCAGTGCCGGCTATGCCTCCACGATGAAACTGCTTGCTCTGAAAGAGCCGCCCACCGCGATCTTCTGCCAGAACGACCGCACTGCCATCGGGTGCTACGAAGCGCTCAAGGATGCAGGGCTTCGCATTCCCCAGGACATGTCGGTGGTGGGTTATGACGACGAAGAAATTTCACGACATCTCGTACCGCCGCTGACGACTTCGGTCCTTCCACATCTTGCCATGGGGCAATGGGCGATCGAACATCTCAACCCGGAAAGTATACCGGGCAAGCGCTATCCAATCGCGAAGCTCGAATGCTCGCTCGTTAAGCGTCATTCCGTCGCCGCGCCGCGGGCCGAGGCGCGGCAGATCCTCGATGGCGCCCATACCTCGTCATAG